The following proteins are encoded in a genomic region of Molothrus aeneus isolate 106 chromosome 12, BPBGC_Maene_1.0, whole genome shotgun sequence:
- the CDHR4 gene encoding cadherin-related family member 4 isoform X2, translating to MGMHGHLTFLLLSLCAPGTFVRATVLPDLPRVVTLSEDTVPGTRVTEVTVSCSNSSSSPNVTLDSIEHEHPFNSIAISSDPTDATMFRAEVTLRAGAELDARRVNQYTLILRAACPGEDEVEERLFVRVIAGHVLRCETLFASTEGDVVQVMADVVPRTPLYVVLPQPLGGLTFRLQNGNTPLTLTRQGLVLAPDNGFDPSKDTQTFLLDIEVMDRHGHNCSRALRVEVLPSRRPRVTFPEPHQAVTVTEGIGPGEVVTQVHARGDNVRYAILAPVAPVLFAIDEVTGEIRSTRRLQAIRARLLIRAYNALHPDDHATATVNVTVQGTDRLAPRCVPAIFVSQVPETMSPGSTLVTLRCTSSTSTDGCLHYALKGPPSSLSHFCMEGPQLKVNTTLDYDSEAMAALGFQFTATIVVTVGGQPRQSTRVPVLVTVTPVNEFRPVCPSSATFTVPETAAFGSLMGRVAGTDRDYPQESLEYSLEGGPGPAQPFSIDRRTGEIRVVGPLDSQQHKSYRLVVRLTDTHNDLDPRKRQSRLCDVSVRLQAVPDQLPECIPEVQELRITAGSPGSRQPVTRLLCHGSPDSALLTYTIVGGNEDGRFRLEGNTLVYLPGDRAEPQPFVLLVEVWGGSGGRRRSSLVALVVHVTPRSTPVPASTTTQRTTLQKEPLVVLQTEAVWHPPAWFVAVLTLSGVLLLATLGCTARNLLCSNRAPGKLFLAKSSWDVMEHGRNKEERGHPHASSPGQFDGHAQDPRTGRDYLFNSVTGARRWI from the exons ATGGGCATGCACGGACAcctcaccttcctcctcctcagcctctgTGCCCCGG GGACTTTTGTCAGAGCAACAG TCCTGCCTGACCTGCCACGTGTGGTGACCCTGAGTGAGGACACAGTGCCAGGCACCCGTGTCACTGAGGTGACCGTGTCCTGCAGCAACTCAAGCAGCAGTCCCAATGTCACCCTGGACAGCATCGAGCACGAGCACCCCTTCAACTCCATCGCCATCAGCTCTGACCCCACAGATGCCACCATGTTCCGGGCAGAG gTGACACTGCGTGCTGGCGCAGAGCTCGATGCCCGCCGGGTGAACCAGTACACACTGATCCTGCGGGCTGCTTGTCCTGGTGAGGATGAGGTGGAGGAGCGGCTCTTTGTCCGGGTGATAGCAGGCCACGTGCTGCGCTGTGAGACCCTCTTTGCCAGCACAG aggGTGATGTGGTGCAGGTGATGGCAGATGTGGTGCCCCGGACACCCCTGTACGtggtgctgccacagccactcGGTGGGCTGACG TTCAGGCTCCAAAACGGCAACACACCACTCACGCTCACCCGCCAGGGCCTGGTGCTGGCACCTGACAATGGTTTTGATCCCAGCAAGGACACCCAG ACGTTCCTGTTGGACATTGAGGTGATGGATCGTCACGGGCACAACTGCAGCAGGGCTCTAAGGGTGGAGGTGCTGCCATCACGCCGTCCCCGCGTCACCTTCCC TGAGCCACACCaggctgtgacagtgacagaaggCATTGGCCCTGGGGAGGTGGTCACACAGGTCCATGCCAGAGGTGACAATGTCCGCTATGCCATCCTCGCTCCTGTGGCTCCCGTGCTCTTCGCCATTGACGAGG tgacaggggaGATCCGCAGCACCCGGCGGCTGCAGGCGATCCGTGCCCGCCTCCTCATCCGGGCTTACAACGCGCTGCACCCCGACGATCACGCCACTGCCACGGTCAATGTCACTGTGCAGGGGACAGACCGCCTGGCACCGAGATGTGTCCCAGCCATCTTCGT GTCCCAGGTGCCTGAAACCATGTCCCCTGGCAGCACGTTGGTGACACTGAGGTGCACCAGCTCCACCAGCACTGATGGGTGTCTGCACTATGCTCTTAAGGggcctccctcctccctctcccactTCTGCATGGAGGGGCCACAGCTGAAG GTCAACACCACCCTGGACTATGACTCGGAGGCCATGGCTGCTCTAGGCTTCCAGTTCACAGCCACCATTGTGGTGACAGTgggagggcagccccgacaGAGCA CCCGTGTGCCTGTGCTTGTGACGGTGACACCTGTCAACGAATTCAGACCAgtgtgccccagcagtgctACCTTCACTGTGCCAGAGACAGCAGCTTTCGGCAGCCTCATGGGGCGTGTGGCTGGCACTGACCGTGACTACCCCCAGGAGAGCCTGGAGTACAGCCTGGAGGGGGGGCCTGGCCCCGCACAGCCCTTCTCCATCGACAGGCGCACAg GCGAGATCCGCGTGGTGGGACCCCTGGACTCGCAGCAGCACAAGAGCTACAGGCTGGTGGTGCGGCTGACGGACACCCACAATGACCTGGACCCGAGGAAGAGGCAGAGCCGTCTGTGCGATGTGTCTGTGCGCCTGCAG GCTGTGCCGGACCAGCTGCCGGAGTGCATCCCCGAGGTGCAGGAGCTGCGGATCACGGCCGGGTCCCCGGGCAGCCGCCAGCCTGTCACCCGCCTGCTGTGCCACGGCAGCCCCGACAGCGCCCTGCTGACCTACACCATTGTTGGAG GCAATGAGGATGGGCGCTTTCGGCTGGAGGGGAACACCCTTGTCTACCTGCCCGGTGACCGAGCCGAGCCCCAGCCCTTTGTCCTGCTGGTGGAGGTGTGGGGTGGCTCTGGTGGCCGCCGCCGCAGCagcctggtggcactggtggtgcACGTCACCCCCCGGAGCACCCCCGTGCCAGCCAGCACCACCACCCAGCGCACG ACTCTGCAGAAGGAGCCGCTGGTTGTCCTGCAGACGGAGGCGGTGTGGCACCCACCAGCCTGGTTTGTGGCTGTGCTGACCCTCTctggtgtcctgctgctggccaccCTGGGCTGCACGGCCCGGAACCTGCTGTGCAG CAACCGGGCCCCTGGCAAGCTGTTCCTGGCCAAGAG ctcctgggatgtGATGGAGCATGGCAGGAACAAGGAGGAACGGGGACACCCACACGCCAGCAGCCCA GGGCAGTTCGATGGCCATGCTCAGGACCCAC GCACCGGCAGGGATTATCTCTTCAACAGCGTGACCGGGGCTCGACGCTGGATCTGA
- the CDHR4 gene encoding cadherin-related family member 4 isoform X1, whose translation MLLGFLLGITVAYPDTNGVSSEHLTEGILGPPQGIARAHLAGCGDTLLFAGTFVRATVLPDLPRVVTLSEDTVPGTRVTEVTVSCSNSSSSPNVTLDSIEHEHPFNSIAISSDPTDATMFRAEVTLRAGAELDARRVNQYTLILRAACPGEDEVEERLFVRVIAGHVLRCETLFASTEGDVVQVMADVVPRTPLYVVLPQPLGGLTFRLQNGNTPLTLTRQGLVLAPDNGFDPSKDTQTFLLDIEVMDRHGHNCSRALRVEVLPSRRPRVTFPEPHQAVTVTEGIGPGEVVTQVHARGDNVRYAILAPVAPVLFAIDEVTGEIRSTRRLQAIRARLLIRAYNALHPDDHATATVNVTVQGTDRLAPRCVPAIFVSQVPETMSPGSTLVTLRCTSSTSTDGCLHYALKGPPSSLSHFCMEGPQLKVNTTLDYDSEAMAALGFQFTATIVVTVGGQPRQSTRVPVLVTVTPVNEFRPVCPSSATFTVPETAAFGSLMGRVAGTDRDYPQESLEYSLEGGPGPAQPFSIDRRTGEIRVVGPLDSQQHKSYRLVVRLTDTHNDLDPRKRQSRLCDVSVRLQAVPDQLPECIPEVQELRITAGSPGSRQPVTRLLCHGSPDSALLTYTIVGGNEDGRFRLEGNTLVYLPGDRAEPQPFVLLVEVWGGSGGRRRSSLVALVVHVTPRSTPVPASTTTQRTTLQKEPLVVLQTEAVWHPPAWFVAVLTLSGVLLLATLGCTARNLLCSNRAPGKLFLAKSSWDVMEHGRNKEERGHPHASSPGQFDGHAQDPRTGRDYLFNSVTGARRWI comes from the exons ATGTTACTGGGATTTCTTTTGGGCATCACTGTGGCATATCCAGACACCAATGGGGTTTCATCAGAGCATCTCACAGAGGGAATTCTGGGGCCTccccagggcattgccagggCACACCTGGCAGGCTGTGGTGACACTCTCCTCTTTGCAGGGACTTTTGTCAGAGCAACAG TCCTGCCTGACCTGCCACGTGTGGTGACCCTGAGTGAGGACACAGTGCCAGGCACCCGTGTCACTGAGGTGACCGTGTCCTGCAGCAACTCAAGCAGCAGTCCCAATGTCACCCTGGACAGCATCGAGCACGAGCACCCCTTCAACTCCATCGCCATCAGCTCTGACCCCACAGATGCCACCATGTTCCGGGCAGAG gTGACACTGCGTGCTGGCGCAGAGCTCGATGCCCGCCGGGTGAACCAGTACACACTGATCCTGCGGGCTGCTTGTCCTGGTGAGGATGAGGTGGAGGAGCGGCTCTTTGTCCGGGTGATAGCAGGCCACGTGCTGCGCTGTGAGACCCTCTTTGCCAGCACAG aggGTGATGTGGTGCAGGTGATGGCAGATGTGGTGCCCCGGACACCCCTGTACGtggtgctgccacagccactcGGTGGGCTGACG TTCAGGCTCCAAAACGGCAACACACCACTCACGCTCACCCGCCAGGGCCTGGTGCTGGCACCTGACAATGGTTTTGATCCCAGCAAGGACACCCAG ACGTTCCTGTTGGACATTGAGGTGATGGATCGTCACGGGCACAACTGCAGCAGGGCTCTAAGGGTGGAGGTGCTGCCATCACGCCGTCCCCGCGTCACCTTCCC TGAGCCACACCaggctgtgacagtgacagaaggCATTGGCCCTGGGGAGGTGGTCACACAGGTCCATGCCAGAGGTGACAATGTCCGCTATGCCATCCTCGCTCCTGTGGCTCCCGTGCTCTTCGCCATTGACGAGG tgacaggggaGATCCGCAGCACCCGGCGGCTGCAGGCGATCCGTGCCCGCCTCCTCATCCGGGCTTACAACGCGCTGCACCCCGACGATCACGCCACTGCCACGGTCAATGTCACTGTGCAGGGGACAGACCGCCTGGCACCGAGATGTGTCCCAGCCATCTTCGT GTCCCAGGTGCCTGAAACCATGTCCCCTGGCAGCACGTTGGTGACACTGAGGTGCACCAGCTCCACCAGCACTGATGGGTGTCTGCACTATGCTCTTAAGGggcctccctcctccctctcccactTCTGCATGGAGGGGCCACAGCTGAAG GTCAACACCACCCTGGACTATGACTCGGAGGCCATGGCTGCTCTAGGCTTCCAGTTCACAGCCACCATTGTGGTGACAGTgggagggcagccccgacaGAGCA CCCGTGTGCCTGTGCTTGTGACGGTGACACCTGTCAACGAATTCAGACCAgtgtgccccagcagtgctACCTTCACTGTGCCAGAGACAGCAGCTTTCGGCAGCCTCATGGGGCGTGTGGCTGGCACTGACCGTGACTACCCCCAGGAGAGCCTGGAGTACAGCCTGGAGGGGGGGCCTGGCCCCGCACAGCCCTTCTCCATCGACAGGCGCACAg GCGAGATCCGCGTGGTGGGACCCCTGGACTCGCAGCAGCACAAGAGCTACAGGCTGGTGGTGCGGCTGACGGACACCCACAATGACCTGGACCCGAGGAAGAGGCAGAGCCGTCTGTGCGATGTGTCTGTGCGCCTGCAG GCTGTGCCGGACCAGCTGCCGGAGTGCATCCCCGAGGTGCAGGAGCTGCGGATCACGGCCGGGTCCCCGGGCAGCCGCCAGCCTGTCACCCGCCTGCTGTGCCACGGCAGCCCCGACAGCGCCCTGCTGACCTACACCATTGTTGGAG GCAATGAGGATGGGCGCTTTCGGCTGGAGGGGAACACCCTTGTCTACCTGCCCGGTGACCGAGCCGAGCCCCAGCCCTTTGTCCTGCTGGTGGAGGTGTGGGGTGGCTCTGGTGGCCGCCGCCGCAGCagcctggtggcactggtggtgcACGTCACCCCCCGGAGCACCCCCGTGCCAGCCAGCACCACCACCCAGCGCACG ACTCTGCAGAAGGAGCCGCTGGTTGTCCTGCAGACGGAGGCGGTGTGGCACCCACCAGCCTGGTTTGTGGCTGTGCTGACCCTCTctggtgtcctgctgctggccaccCTGGGCTGCACGGCCCGGAACCTGCTGTGCAG CAACCGGGCCCCTGGCAAGCTGTTCCTGGCCAAGAG ctcctgggatgtGATGGAGCATGGCAGGAACAAGGAGGAACGGGGACACCCACACGCCAGCAGCCCA GGGCAGTTCGATGGCCATGCTCAGGACCCAC GCACCGGCAGGGATTATCTCTTCAACAGCGTGACCGGGGCTCGACGCTGGATCTGA